The region aaaatactattttaattgtaaatttattattgatattaacatataattttaaatgaatttagtaatagaaatattttgataaaaaaaaccttTATTTCTGTATTTatcttatatatttaataaacatatagaaagaaaaaatataatttttaataaatttttaaaaaaattaataaataatttgataaaatttttgaaatggtgtcttactttattttaattattctatatcttaatttaaaaatattttaattttattttatttattttaacaaatattacctaATCAAAAATATTAGGtacaataacataaacaaaattgGTTATTGGGGGTAGCACTAAACTTCATGTAGGCACATTTTCTCAAGCATAAAGCACCGATATGATAGTTTTATAGTATGAcgctaaaatattttgaaagaatagtatttaattaaataacttaaaaattaaaaaatatataaaattcacttgtcaaacttttaatttaaaaaaaataaaaaattacttcaaCCAACTAAACTACGAGCATTCggtcaatttaattattgaattaacTAAATTGTTTCAATCAAATAgattaaatttatgtcaaaatttaaattcagcTGACAGAATAGATATTCATaccaaataaattgaaaaatcaaaaaaattgagaagacaCAAAGAAttagaaaaagttaaaaaaattaaaatatattaaaaaataatattatttttagcatttaaGTCGAtccaattattttaatttttttaataaaaagatctaaataaattgaaataatcgaaATGGTTAAAATTGGAATCGAATCGAGCTAcaatttgaattgaattaaattaaattaacaatttcaatccatttaatttaactGAAATATTAGTATCTCCTAACCACCACGCTCAAGTTACACCAATTTGGAGGGagtttgaaattattattattttggatttattttgaAGAAATGATCCAAACTGAACCACAAGACGATGATAAAACCAAACTGAAAAGATAGACAGCGTTTCGCTTTCTTGCCGACTTTGCCTTTTCATGGAGGTAGTGGTGGCCGTGTTTGGCGGCTCCGCTTCTGCTTCTGCATCTGCATCTGCTTCTCGCTCTCTCACCTTTCCAAAGGTAAATTTCAATAAATCCAACGAGTAGTCAAGGTTCTTCTGAATCCATTTTCTGTCTCTGTTTCCTTTGGTTTATCGGGCAATCAGATAAACTTCGACTTGAGCACTTGTGGAGATCGAGATTAGCTCGAGATGCGAATTAGGTTTATGCCTTTCGTTCGTATGTTAATTTGTTGTCATTTCTGGATTTATATGGCTGCGCTGCCTGTTTAATTTTTGGAAACGTTTGAAAGATTCAGAATATGTACTTGTTCTTCTGACGGGGAGGCCTGGAGCACGGTTGAACCACATTTCATCAGTTATATGTCTTTTTTAATCAGTTACTTTTTGCTGGTTGTTCGATGAGTTTACTTGTGTACGAATTGAATTCCATTAATTGATGATATTTGGGCCATTTTAAACCTTCTGGCTTCATTTCTGGTGCGATAACCTGCACCAACATTTCAAGCTACTATCTCAATATGCTGTGGGATTAGATAACTGTGACCACCCCATGACTGCAAAGTTCAAGTTCTTCCAACTACTTTATCTTCTATATAGCTACATTTGAGGTCACGAAGAGGGAGAAATTTTTGCATTTGGTGGAAGCTGGCTAAGAACATCTTACCTGATCAGATAACTCTAAAAATTTACTTCTTCGGCCATAGGACACATGGTGGAGAGTTACTGAAGTCGTGATTCAAGACCATGCATAAAATTATCACTTTTCTGGAGATCCTTGAATGGTTATTTGGTAGGTTGAGACCAAAAGGATCATTACTTACCATTGATTTCAaccaaaatttattatttaggCTCCAAAAAGTGAACTTTCCATTTCTTTGTTTTCGGTATAATTCAGTCAAAATGACTCTGCTTGTGACCATGGTTTTTGGAatgtatattttgaattttagaattGAAATTCAACATTgacttaaatttttatttttgctgatTTTTTCTATTGTCTTATATCCTTTTTGTCCAAATCTCACCTTGTTTTATGTGTACAAGGCTGTAATTCCTTTGTGAATaataccatttttcttattcttgcctgagataataatatttttcattataggAATTCGTATTGTTTGCCCATAGATTCGGGAGTTTTATTGAAATACTATATCACTTTTGCATAAAACTTAATCCTAAAACTATGAAATACTTGTGTCCAGAAAATTCTGGTGCATTTTTTGCTTGAATTGCGCCAGTTTAGCACTTTGAAAACCAAGTCAAAACTTATAACTTGCAACCTTCTGAACCTGAAAATAGAAGCTCTATTTGACCATATTTCATTGAAAATGCTGCCTTCTGCTTGCAAAACATACTACCTTCCTTTGACCTTTGAGGCCTAAAATTTCCAGTTGTACATTATCTTAGTTCATTGAGAAAATCTATTGTGATAACATTATAGTTTCTCAACTGCTGTAAACGCTCCTCTTGTTCTAGGAAGAATATTTGGTCACTTGACTAAGATAAATAGTGGTGATGTAAGCCACAAGCATTCCTGGTGATTcttattttaattgatttatatgGGCATTTAATTTTGCTTATTCATTATCTCAAATTAAGTGATGTTGATTACAGTGTATGTGCTTATGAAGATATTCACTTATTATGAAGACGGTATTTTATGTATGCATTTAATTGGACTCTTCTCATGTGCAGCTGCATAACTCTATTCCTTTCAAGATTACAAAAGCTCAGTTTTGGGGTTCCTTATCATGTGGAAGCAAAGATGTTGATGACAGGCCAAAAAGTTGCAAATCAATTTTCTATAGTATAGGAGGCAGTTGTAGACACTGGTTTTTCTGTCAACCTGTGCACAGGCTTGATAAAAAGATTGCTTCACAATGTGGTCTGTTTTCAGTAAAGTTTGGACGCCTTCCCAAGTTGAGAAAGTACTCCTTTAAACTTCAGAAAGCAATaaaattttccaagaattttaAGAATCAGGTCTCCATACTTCTTGTCAACCTCTTTGTTGGAATGATGCTTTTTATGACAGTATCTGTTGCTGTTAGCAAAACTCCATCTTGTAAGTTGGATCAATCTGTAACTGGAATTTTGTGTGAAGCTACAGACTCTCTGCGGTGGCCACAATTTTGTTCTAATTCCCATCCTAATACTTGGTAACATCTTCCCCAGGGGCCCTGAGTGAAGAGAATCTTCTTTTCTTGGAGGCATGGAGAACAATTGATCGTGCATATGTTGACAAAAATTTCAATGGGCAAAGCTGGTTTAGGTACAGGGAAAATGCATTGCGCAATGAACCAATGAACACTCGAGAAGAGACATGTATGCTTTCCAAACTTAATATCGTGTAAACCGGGGATTGCATGCATGATATGacaaatacatttcatatagtTCAGAATTATATATGAAGAACATGAATAAATCTCATGGATGATGATCGTGATTCTTTTTAGTTACTAGTCTAATATGGCCGTTATTAGGCAAATGATAAGGCTCGTTCATGATTTTTAGATGCCAGGTCACTTGCTAAATACTTGCAAGACCGAATCAAGTTAGTGTAACTCATTCTCCACCATAACTATGCCGTCTTTATATTGACCTTTGtctaaattaatttcttatatgGTTCAATATAGGTAACTTTTCTACTGTTCAATATTAAATTTGTACTTACTGAGACATTATTAGCCAAGCTTTTGTTATTTACCCTAGAAGAAGGTCTTCTAGGCTAAATCTGGATGATGAATCATGTTTGATGGATTTGACAATTTGATTGAACAACAAAAGCATTTTGTATCAGGTTGAGGGGACATGTAActaataaactttattttaagCAATGACATCAGGCTGTTATATCTCAGTTCATTGCTTAACCTGTTCTAGGTCCTCCTTGACAGTAGTCACCTGCTATTTCTCTGTTAACAGCTGGACTTTTTTAAATGAGTACTCATTTGTATTCAGATATGGCAATCAGGAAGATGCTTGCCACCTTGGATGATCCTTTCACTCGATTTTTGGAGCCTGAAAAGTTTAAGAGCCTGCGGGTACAAGGCAGTTTCTTCTTGCTACTTCAATTTACTGGATCTTCTCTGAAGAAGAATTTTTAGCTATTATCAATGAATTTCATGGCTTTCAATATTTTCTCTAAATTCTGTTAATATGTCTTTTAAGGCAGTCAGGGACACAAGGCGCTCTTACAGGTGTAGGGCTGTCAATTGGCTATCCTACAGAAGCTGATGGATCACCTGCAGGACTGACTGTAATTTCAGCTTCTCCTGGAGGTCCTGCATATGGTGCTGGCATTTTGTCCGGGGATGTTATCCTGAAAATTGATGACACAAGTACAGAAACCATGGGCATATATGATGCTGCAGAGCGCTTGCAGTAAGTTGCATGCTCATCTACACTTGGTTGACCGCATAAATTCCTGCCCCTTCCCCTTCAATCCCCTCCACTCCCCCttccacccaaaaaaaaaagaagggggaggaaagagagaaaaatccaCCAAAAAGTGGCATTTACACTCATTTGCTCCATTGGAGAGAATAATCTACATTGTGGCTGTAACCACTAATTGAATTCCTAATCTGAGTAATCACACATTTTGTGTAAGAATGTCCTCTAACATGAAGAATATGTGGGTAATATCACCGTTGTAGTGACACATGCTTAGTTTTCTTTTCTCTGTCTTCAGGAAATAAGAGAAtgttcctctttctttctttatattctttttttttcccctttggTTTTTTCCTTTGTCTTCATGGTAGATTAGGTGTAGAGCTTTATAGCAGCAATTTTAGTGTCAAATGACTTGGTAGGATCAATTTTTCTCCCAAGTGCAAACTGTTTGTCTGATGAATTTAACGTCTTAAGAGGTTCAAAGAGCATATAATTCCCATTACATTTGTGTCTCACTTAACCTCTAAAACTGCCACTTTTAAATATCTTACTAGGTATGTATTTGTGTGACcacctataatttttttcctgCTTTTAGTGTTTATATATGCTTACATTTCATTTATTCTGccttttttcctcttttgaGGCCTCTTTCTTTACATTTTCTTGAGTCATAAAATGGGGGAAATGCAGGGGACCTGAAGGCAGTACAGTGGAATTAACTCTCCGTAGGGGACCTGAGATAAAGCACCTATCTTTGACGTACGTTCAATATCATACTCTTCTTTGCTAAAATGATTGGGGTTCtctttatatagattttttaaaacaaggttttttttatttattttttattttagtactGTGGACTCAGTTTAAGACTTGTGCTTCATTATGATTACATGAAATAAGCTGAAGCGAGCTACAAACAATCCCATGTATGGAAGGTTGATCTTTATATTAAGTTTTCTATATGTTTTTGGGTAAAGTTGTTCCAAGTGACaggaattctttcttttttctcctgGCATAGGTATAAGATGACTGTATATGTTTGTATTTAAGTTGACTTCTGAGTATATTACAATCCtgcaaatgtgaaaaaataattcACTGCTGCTTTCCAGGCGAGCAAGAGTTTCACTGAACCCAGTGCAATCTAGAACGTGTGAGATACCCAGTTTGGGGAAGGATGCCTCCAGAGTGGGATATATTAAACTAACTTCATTCAACCAAAATGCTTCTGGTACAGTTATTTTCCGCAAGTTAGTTCTGTGGAACTATGCATGTAACTGTTAGCAATAGCTATTTTCCAGTCTCTAATGTAGTACTTTATAATTATGCCTTGAACCACTAAGGGTTGCTGTTTTTCAGCCCTTACGTATAGCTTATGTAAATTTTCTTATTTGGAGTTGCAAAATGTTTTTCCTATTCACCATCAAATTGTATGCTATCTTCTCATAATACTTGCAACATGATCCATATGTGGGGTAACATGTTGGTTATGCAGTTTCCTGATTTCGCAAGATTTTTCCTATTAAGCTTGCTTCATGCTTTGTTGCATTTACAGTTTTCAAAGGACAGTTTGATTATTCATTAAGAAATTACTTATTCAGAGGCTCCATACAGAGAGATATTTATAGTATAGTTCTTGGGTAATTTCAGGAATTTTTTGGTTACTAGACAATTTTGGGACATTTTTTCATGGATCCGAAAATATACATCATTTGTAGGCGCTGTCCGGGAAGCAATTGAAACTTTAAGGAGAAGCAATGTCACTGCTTTTGTATTGGACCTTCGGGATAATAGGTGACGTGCTTTCAACTACTACATTTTAGGATCAAACCTCGTACAGGCTTTTCTGAAAGATTACCTTTGGTGCAGCGGTGGTCTTTTCCCTGAAGGAATTGAGATTGCCAAGATTTGGTAAGCTTCAAAGAAGCATGTGTTACTTATTTGGTTAGCTTttcaattgatttaattcttgaaatcaaaTCAGGAACCATTTTGTATGTCTTCATGATACTTTCCCTGCtttctaattttcatttttgtttgacaatctttctttattttcctttcttttttgattgTTTTTGAGGTTCTGAAACTCATTTTATAATGGAACGAGTTGATGGCTGGCTTAAAAAGTTGTCATGCTTGTCCACACGCTGGTTTGGTTTTTCATCGAAAAATACTATTGAACTGCGTAACAGTTGAGCAATGCAGTTTgtataacattaaaaaattattggggCATTGGCTCGGTTCCAGACTACAGAATAATATTTAGGAGAACCTATACAGCTAATTCTTAACAAGCATGATGAATAGAATACAACATGCAAATAATACGACCTCTTTCTTTGCCCCCCCTCATGAAGATAGATGTCCTAGGCTATTGCTTTTGAagtattattttcaattatctAATTAATTCTAGCATGCATTAGTAGCACCACAATGTGCTATTTTTTCCATTAATTGTTAGCATAACCCTATTGCTTCTATCTGTTGAATTAACATGACACAACATGAGTTCTGATAATTAGCTATTGTTGACCAGGTTAGATAAAGGTGTCATCGTCTATATATGTGATAGTAAAGGTGTTCGTGATATATATGACACTGATGGAAGCAATGCAATAGCAGCTGCAGAACCCCTAGCTGTTCTGGTATGCTAACTTATTTCCTGTCatcaatttgattttatgaCAATGACCTTTGAAGTTTGGGAAATATTGGCCAGAATGCTAAGCATGAAATCTTCTCAGAATGTATTACTCCCTAGAAGAGCAAGACTTTCCAGCAACAGTATGGTTGCTTCTTTATAAACCTTCACGGGTTTTTGTTGTAGAACTAGCCTTTTTACAAAGTGATGGTAGCTGCATACAAAAACAACTTTTTTCTCAACCCTCGCAAAGTGGGAAGCTCATTCATTAGAGATGCCCTTAATGTATTACTCCCTAGGTGGTAGATCCTAGCTGTGTATCCACCACCAACTGGGCTGCTGATCGTAGGTATTGCTGTTTTTATTCTAATTCAACATATTAAGTGATACAACCATAAATAGATACGGTTCGCAAGTTGGAGTACTTATAGTTGATcctacctagtgggattaaagtttgatatatttttattatcgtCATTGTATTCATTGATGGAGTATCCTCTGCAACTTCAAATGGCAGATATTTCAAACATTTCCTGATCTTCTGTAGAGTAATTGAACTCAAAGTTTATTTAAGAACATTGATATTAAAACTTTATGGTAGGAATTGCTTATCTGCTGTTTAGGTGAACAAAGGAACTGCTAGTGCAAGTGAAATTTTAGCCGGTGCGCTGAAGGACAATAAACGGGCAGTGCTCTTTGGAGAACCCACATATGGAAAAGGGTACCCAATTCTGCTTATGTTCACGCAGAATAGCTTTGATATATGCCTAATGTAACTTTGTCTAAATCTTTCCCTGCCCACAGCAAGATTCAATCAGTTTTCCAGCTATCTGATGGCTCTGGATTGGCTGTTACAGTCGCTCGATATGAGACACCTGCTCATACTGACATCGACAAGGTTCATGCCCAATCTCTCATGTTGTCATCGCATGCGTCTGCACGCTTGTCAAATATCGTTTAACGAGGATTAATGGATAATTCTCATAATGTATGAATCTTTCACAGGTTGGTGTGATTCCGGACCATCCATTGCCAGCATCTTTCCCCAAGGATGATCAAAGTTTTTGTGGCTGCCTCCAGGACCCGACATCTGCTTGCTATCTCAATAGAGTTGAGCTATTTTcgagatgatgaaaaatttgtaTCCCATTCTGACCTGACATTCTTGAAAGTATTCACTATTCTTTTGCCAGTGCAACTGTGCAAGAACATAAAAACCGCaggaatttgaaagaaaatgacCATAGAGGGGGAGTAGGGAAAGTAGAAATTTCTGTTTGAATTTGTTCTTGACCTCCATGATAATgatctctccctccctccctccctccctctctcgtATCTGTGCTTATAGTTTGGAAGTGTGTGTGCTATTTACCCCTTGCCTATCTGAGAGTACCAGGAAACTGAATCTAAATCATATCTTATCACAGAGGCAAATAATGTCGAATGTACATTGAGGTATAGAAAAATGTAAAAGGCCAGTACAATTGAAAGGCTTACAGATTTCATGTATCTGGTGATTCAGCTGATTTTATTGGGTGACCTGACAAAGTTGCAAACTCTGCCTGTGGGTTACACCTCTGGCGAATCCCAATCCCAAGCTTGGACAAAGGAGGAGTGTTGCATTAAGTAGTTGACTGCCAACGTAAAGCTTGCCAGATCAAACAACATGAATAAAAAACTGCGCCTACACTATCAAGGTCAATTCTCCCGCAATAACTACAACATCTTAGTCCATGAACCTAAGAATGGGAAAACAGCAACCAGCAGCCTCAACAAAAGGGGTGCGTCACCTTTTCTGTCTCTCTTGCTAAACTTGCCCTTCTCCATTCGCATCCTCCCTGACCGACTGGCTGGGACCGATCTTCTGAAAGTTGTTTTATCAAACTCGTTCAATCCATCCAGCTTGTCCCATCCCCCAAAGGTGGATGCATTTTGGCCATCCTTATCAACTGAAACATCATCTCTAGCTACCCAAGATTGATAACCCATCAACCTCTTCTCGGTCCCTTGgctttcttcttcatcctcttccTCCAACTCCAAATTGCTTGCACTTGTAGCGCTGAATCGTGATCTCGCTTGGGTCTTTGGCTTGCGTTTGGCATTGTCTTGTGTTCCACCCAACAGCTTCCTGACTGCTAGAGCAGCGATCGACTGTCCAATGGGAAGTGCCAATGCCATGAGAAAAGCTTTTGGACCTGTAGCTAGTAGCATTGACAAGATGATGGCTGGGAGCCACCAACCATAAGATTGAAATACCTGCTCTGGCCGAGGTAAGAATTGAGAATTAAACACCATTATTCCAACATGTTTTAACTCTCTTATAAATCTATACAAAATGAAGGAAATCAGCATTTTTCGAGGTGCATGAATGACTTAAAAGGCATTCTCTAACTCAAATATTAActtttggaattatcgaaagatgATTCCTATTTCTTTCTTGCAAGACAGCTCAAACTATGGAAGAGCAACAGCATGATGTCTGTGATTCTCTAAGAAAGAGATTTGCATAAAGTTTTCAGGGGCCTGCAAACTGCTATTGTACCCAAAAAATGGCCATTTGGATAAGACAAGGAATTGTAAAAATCAACAGAAGTGTCTCACTTGGCAGTTGGCACCTCATAAATCTCAAGTTCTTTCTGAATTCACATCTGATgtcttttcatttcatttagcCTATCTCTGAATGGAGGTTTCATTCCGTACCCTTCCCTCCTGTACTCTTATTTTGCTTACACCCCGATTTGGGGTGCAAGGAGGGGGAAGGAAACATATTTATGAATATGGTTATTATTTTCACTGTCTTACCTTTGTTATTTTTCtacttgtttatttattttgaaagtgcaGGGGTACAATTGTAACTTTCTTCcctttttaaaattgttttgtcTCCTTCAATTCTGTATTCAAACAATCGTTGTAGGGCAACAGATCATTCTGCAGTAAAGTTATATTACGTTAATTTATGTTTCATTCTTCCCAAACATGGAAAGGTAACAAATTTTGCATTACTTCCCTTACCCTTATGTTCAGTTTCGCTATGTACCACTTCATTCTCTACCCCACCTCTCTCTCAAATGTAGCGTGATTCtttatccttttattttctttgcaaaAAGCAATATATTTCAACGAATCAAATTAAGTACTTCTGAATGGGAATCCAACCCAAGCCTAACACAATTTATTTACACTTCATCCCCTTGATGTCAGCACCATCTGCACAAAGTTAATTTAGTCTTAAAGCTCTACCCTAAAATGGGCAACCCATGaatagagatggttggagatAAAGAGTCAATTCAGTAAAAcctacctagtgggattaaggcttatgaTTACTAATGTTATAATAGATAAGTGCCCACAAAGGATTTCTCTAAAATTACAACTGAGTCATTGCAAAATTCATGTTTTAGCATAAACAAAGGCCAAAAGAAACCCAATTTATCAGTGGCTACAAATACCAAACAAATGCTGAAAAAACATCCACCAAACAGGTAATAGCTAGTAGTAGTAGATACAGACAACACCAAAAgacaagaaaagagaaaaaaaagaaagaaagaagcaaaaCTTAAGCTTAGCAGGTCAGCATAATCCCATGGAAGATAGGCACAGCACAAACaaacaagaaagagagaattcaatataaaattttcccaGAAGCTATAAATTCCAATTACacactgaaaattgaaaaaacctgtgtgtgtgtgtgaagaaGAAACAAACTGAAAATTGAAGAAGCATTTGCCAACAGACAGtatgaaagaaacaaaatttgagaaaatttaccTTAAAAATCCAAAAGCAATCCAGGAATTCCTCAAGAGCCCCAGAACCCCGGTCCCCCGACGACGGCGGAGGTTTATCCGACCACCACCGCCTCCGCCTCCGCTTCCTCCCGAAGTCCCCGTCTTCGTCGTCGTCCTCTGCGGAAGCGAAGTTGAAGCCGTTGCGTGCTCGGATTTCCCTCCGCCGACGAATGGCGGATGGACAAGTAGAAAAGGGAAGAGAGGATATGGGTTTTGCGGCAAGCCATGGTTGAGATTTTAGCGAGAATTTTGGTGCAGAAGAATAAGATGACGACGACGATGATGGCGGAGAGAGGAGAGGCAGAGC is a window of Diospyros lotus cultivar Yz01 chromosome 10, ASM1463336v1, whole genome shotgun sequence DNA encoding:
- the LOC127811962 gene encoding uncharacterized protein LOC127811962, which encodes MRSGALPLLSPPSSSSSSYSSAPKFSLKSQPWLAAKPISSLPFSTCPSAIRRRREIRARNGFNFASAEDDDEDGDFGRKRRRRRWWSDKPPPSSGDRGSGALEEFLDCFWIFKVFQSYGWWLPAIILSMLLATGPKAFLMALALPIGQSIAALAVRKLLGGTQDNAKRKPKTQARSRFSATSASNLELEEEDEEESQGTEKRLMGYQSWVARDDVSVDKDGQNASTFGGWDKLDGLNEFDKTTFRRSVPASRSGRMRMEKGKFSKRDRKGDAPLLLRLLVAVFPFLGSWTKML
- the LOC127811961 gene encoding carboxyl-terminal-processing peptidase 2, chloroplastic, with the protein product MEVVVAVFGGSASASASASASRSLTFPKLHNSIPFKITKAQFWGSLSCGSKDVDDRPKSCKSIFYSIGGSCRHWFFCQPVHRLDKKIASQCGLFSVKFGRLPKLRKYSFKLQKAIKFSKNFKNQVSILLVNLFVGMMLFMTVSVAVSKTPSWALSEENLLFLEAWRTIDRAYVDKNFNGQSWFRYRENALRNEPMNTREETYMAIRKMLATLDDPFTRFLEPEKFKSLRSGTQGALTGVGLSIGYPTEADGSPAGLTVISASPGGPAYGAGILSGDVILKIDDTSTETMGIYDAAERLQGPEGSTVELTLRRGPEIKHLSLTRARVSLNPVQSRTCEIPSLGKDASRVGYIKLTSFNQNASGAVREAIETLRRSNVTAFVLDLRDNSGGLFPEGIEIAKIWLDKGVIVYICDSKGVRDIYDTDGSNAIAAAEPLAVLVNKGTASASEILAGALKDNKRAVLFGEPTYGKGKIQSVFQLSDGSGLAVTVARYETPAHTDIDKVGVIPDHPLPASFPKDDQSFCGCLQDPTSACYLNRVELFSR